The nucleotide sequence CTTTGACAACTCCATCTATGCAGCTACACAATTAAATACAAAAAGCTTTACACAATCAATAAAACAACGACAGCCAAAGTGTAAACAACTCCAAAGAGAACAAGAAGGCAACTAAGATGcattcatgaaaaagaaaagtttagggctgggtacagtggcttatgcctataatcccagcactttgggaggccaaggcgagtggatcacctgaggtcaggagttcgagaccagcctgaccaagatggtaaaatggcatctctactaaaaatacaaaagtagctggatgtggtggtgcatgcctgtaatcccagctactcgggaggctgaggcaggagaatcgcttgaacccaggaggtagaggttgcagtgagctgagatcataccattgcactggagcctgggcaagaagagcaaaactctgtccccaaaattaaaaacaaacaaacaaacaaacacacacacaacaaaacaaaacaaaacaagaaaaacggaaaataaaaagaaaagtttacagCTCTGTCCTACGGTGCCTCAAACCAAACAGAACAAAACCTGAGCTTATTAGTTTCTTCACAAACCTGTCTCCATCTGCTCTATTTTTCAGCTGTCCAACACAGAAACATAGGTATCATTCTATCCCATCAGTTACTGCTGTCAATGTTACCAACTGTATAGTTTTCATATAAAATCCTTCCCTGCCTCCACTGTCACTGTCCTAGTTCACATGGGACATGAAGCTCATGTTCTTACTGGTCTCCTAACCTCTAgtttccctccctccaccctcttcTCCACACTGATCTTTTGTAGGAAAATCTGACCATATCTCATATCCACTACTCGGCTATGCAAATTTCTCAATTGTCAGCACGATAAAATTGGAgctcgtttatttatttatttatgtatttatttttgagatgtagtatcactctgtcacgtaggctggagtacgatctcagctcactgaagcctctgcctcctaggttcaaacgattctcctgcctcaacctcctggatagaatagctgggatcataggtgcacgccaccacacttagttaatttttgtatttttagtagagatgaggtttcaccatcttgaggaggctgttcttgaactcctggcctcagctgacccaccagcctcagcctcccaaagcactgggactacaggcgtgagccaccatgccctggagGAGCTTGTTTATTTAGCACAGAGGCCTTTCATTAGCACTTTTGACTCCCTgtcattattataaacatttatttgtttatgattGGTTTCCTCAACTGCAATGGAAGCTCCATCAGGGCTGGATGGCCAGTAGCTAGAACCACGCCTGGTACACACTGGGAACTTAGTAAATCCTCATTCACTGAACAGCAGATATCCAGGATTCCCTGTCTAGTCTGACCTCTGACCTTACAGCTGCCTGCCTCACACATTATACTCAACAGTGCCAAAAAAACAACAATTCCTAGGCCCCAGGCAGGCAGTGCTGTGAGCGTTTAAATATGTCATTTGcgactgggcgtggtagctcacgtctgtaatcccagcactttgggatgtcacgtgggtggatcacgaggtcaagagatcaatcgagaccatcctggccaacatggtaaaacccgtctatactaaaaacacaaaaattagctgggcatggtggtgtgagcctgtagtcccagctacacgagaggctgaggcaggacaattgcttgaacctgggaggcagaggttgcagggagccgagatcacattactgcactccagcctggcgacaaagcaagactccatctcataaaatacataaataaattttaaaaaaggcaaatatCTGGCCAGCATCTATTGCCACTCCACATCAATCACTAACTTAACCAGAGCATTTAGTGGCTAAAATTTAATGAATATACGACTTTGCACAGAGACAGAAACATGAGTGGGCAGTTTCATCTAACAGCTGTGCCAATGAAGATGGAATTCTGATGCCGCAGTTCCGATTTGGGTCTATGGATGTGTTGGTCTGTTCTcccattgctataaaggaatgcctgaggctgggtaacttacaagaaaagaggtttaactgactcatggTTCTACCAGCTGTATAAGAAGCATGGCAGCCGCTGCTTGtggggaagcctcagggagcttttactcatggtggaaggcaatgAAGGAGCCTGTGTATTACATGGCAGGAGAAGGATAGCACGAGGGGTCTTgcaataactcactcactatcataaagACACTACCaagaggggatggtgctaaaccattcatgagagctcCCCCCCTATGATCTAATCACCcttcaccaggccccacctccaacactggagattacaattccacatgagatttggtggggacacagatccaaaccatatcaatggtgTCTGATGGAGCCTTTAGACCCATAACCTATGGGGTTCTCTTCCCAGCTTGGCCACTAACCTCAGGGGTGACCAGAACCCAGTCCCTTAGCCCCTTTGAAAAGGCTTGGCTTCCTCTGTATAAAATGAAAGCACTAAAACTTGCCCTCCCTACCTCACAAATGTTGAGAGGATCAAGTGCTGCAAAGCAATACATGAAGACaggttatcattattattatttactgctACCTGGTTCTGCAACCTCAGTTGAATCAAAACTCCTCTCTTCACCTTGGCataaagaaagacagagaatTGTCACCTCTCAACTACAGAGAAGAATTGCAAAAATGAATGAAGCAACATTAGGGAATACATTCTTCCCTCCATGGCATGAAGGTGCTTTGTAAACCGTTCCTAtttaacacagagagaaaaaaaatcaaccataTTACAACTTGTCTGCCAGTTCATGCTAGGCAAGTAAGTCCCTTCTTGGTCAAGAGAACTGAGATAAAATTTTACTGGAcacaaaatacagtaaaaatgtaACTTCCTTATTATGCCAACTATTAGCTTCTCAATTAGCTCTCAAATATTCACTAATGTAGGCCACCGAAAGgatatattaaaacaataaaactttttttaaagcccaaaacacaaaaagaaattagaaatccACTTCTGTGCAATGATATAAATGGAATTCCTCCCCTGGCCTTACCCAGCACGCCCCTTCCActctcttcctctccatcctTTCCCCTCCACTGATACTCACCCAAGGTTCAGGTGTTTGAGTTTTTGATGGCTGCTGATCTGTGTGGGCAGCTCCttgatctggttatttaaaaagcTGAGCACTTCCAAATTCTTCAGTTCTGCTATGTTTGGTGGTACCACCATGGAAACATAAATGTGAATCTGGGAACAGAACTCCTAGCAAGGGATGGCAGCAgcacattttgcttttcttcaaagcaaagaaagataTAACTCCAAAAGGACCATTGAATTCACCTATCagtcttacttattttttatggGTTTTTCATAAGCAATCGCTCACTTCTGAGTGGCCGCTGAAATGCTTTTTCGTGTATCATTAGCTAAGTGCTTGGCATAGTTTGTTTCAGATGGACAATGAAGAGGGAAACAGAGCAAAAATGCACAAAAGGGAATTTGTGTACCATAGCAGCCTATAAAATTGAATATTACGAAGCATACATACTTATAGTTGTCGTATAGGATCTTTTAAGTGcaattgtttttttccttttggttttcttgcATTGCCACCAGAAGAAAGACAGCAACCTCCAAATCCCTTCCTGGGTGACGTACATTGAAGCTGTTTAAATAACCCAGTATCTGAAGAGCTGTCCTCTTAACATTGCATTATATTAGctcaattttaaataatgaaatattctaCCTCCCTAGTTTCTGATTTTGGCCTCTGGAATAATGTATCTTGatcaacaccacacacacatatagacacacatacatacatacacatacacacacacaaaggttaCATCAGATTAGCAACAGATCGATATACtattattatatagaaataaaaaagtcaaCTCAGCAGCATGCTATGAATACTAGTATGCAGATCAAAGGTGAAAATCAACCACTGGGGACCTGAAAGTTTCCTCCTTCcttagtgtgtgtatgtatgtgtgtgtgtgtgtgtatatatatatatttatacttgaaaatacaaatgtaaaagcCAAAGACATCTTTATCTCATAAAGCACAAACTATAAATTGGCAGCAGAAGGACTTTCCATAGGCTGTAATTCATCTATCCCATTTGCTATTCAATCATTCTTCAAACATTCGTATGGCGATAAGCTTGGCCATGGTTCATGTAAACTCCGATACCAAGGCTATCCAGGTAACTAAAAACATGAACAGGGGCCTGGAGCCCAGCCAGAAAAAGTGTGATATCTCATATCAGTCAGGTTTACTTCCCATCCCATCTGCTTCCTCCAGGGGTGCCCCAGGAGGCTGGAAAACCAACCTGCTTGCCTGCAGTCAGACCAAAGTGCCTGCAGGGCTCATTAACTTCTTTTTGGCTGGAAGCACCTCCACTTTGCTGGACAGGCTGGAGAAACCAGAGTCCATCTGATTTCTGGACTGACACGGCCCCTCCCTGAGCAACAGCTTTACTCCTAAAAGGACATGTATCTATGGCCATTGGTTACATCTGCAACAATCATGAGCCACCCGGCAATGCAGTTGATGCACATTCACAAAATCAACAATCAATCAGCTCAAGAACAGTTTCCCTCAACCGGCCAGCAGCCCACAAACTATCTCCCCTCCACATGAAGAATCAAAATCAACTACTTAATTTATAACAATTGCATT is from Macaca fascicularis isolate 582-1 chromosome 9, T2T-MFA8v1.1 and encodes:
- the LOC102131720 gene encoding uncharacterized protein; this translates as MAIDTCPFRSKAVAQGGAVSVQKSDGLWFLQPVQQSGGASSQKEVNEPCRHFGLTAGKQEFCSQIHIYVSMVVPPNIAELKNLEVLSFLNNQIKELPTQISSHQKLKHLNLGMNRLNTLPRGFSSLPALEVLDLTYNNLNENCLPGNFFYLTTLCALYLSDNNFEILPPDIGKLTKMQTLNNRDNNLISLPKEIGELTQLKEVHIQGNCLAILPPELGKVADE